The nucleotide sequence ATCATAACACTCGGTAGCCATCACCATTGATAGTGGCTGTCCCGGAGCAAAAACAAAACTCCGGCCTGTCGCTAAAAGCCCCGGGATCGTCTGTTTTGATATTAAACGGATGATGCTCGGCCTCGTAATCACCTTTTCTCTTGGCCCAGTCGGTAACTCGGGCCGAGTCCCtttttcaattttttttttaaaaaaaattGGGGTCTGGTCTCGACTGGTTTAAATGCGACGGCATAACCACTCTTGCAATGCTCGAAGCTTGGATTAAAAACACCATTCCCAACTTCCACGACAATGGAGGACAAGTCGGCTGAAGCTCAATCGCTCGAGATTGAGCACCCATACCTCGAATTCGAGACTCCATTACCTACGCCGCTTATTACGCTTCCTCCGGAACCCAGTCAATCGCCGCCGCCTGAAGCCCCCAAGCTCGAGAAATACACATCCCCGTTTAAATGGCCAAAATGGCGCAAGAATATAATGACCTGGATATCTTGCGCAGTGACAATGTTGGCGGGTTTGTCGGCGGGTGAGGTCAGTCCGGCTGGATCGATCCTGGCCGATAAATGGAACATCAGTGTGGTCGTTGCGAACTTGTCCATTACCATTTTCTGTATTGGGTTTGCGCTGGCGCCTATGGTCCTGGCTCCTTTGTCCGAGTTTGAAGGACGGAGACCTATTTTCCTTGCTAGTGGTGTTCTCTTTGTCGGTGCgtttttgatttttttttctttttctgcctTATTTGGTTCGTATGTCTCGGCCGGGAAACAGTAACTGATGATCATATATGCGGACAGCATGCCTTATTGCCAGTGGAGGAACACATACTTTTGCAGGATTGTGTGTCGCTAGATTGTTCCAGGGTGCCGGAGCTTGTATGTATCTTGCCCATAGCTACCTAGACCGCGTATGAGTATACTGACCACTGTAGCGACCTTCTCGACTATGGTCGGGGGTGTGATTAGCGACATCTACCATGCCGAAGAACGCAACACGCCAATGGTTCTGTTCTCTGCAGCAGCGCTTTTTGGTACCGGTCTGGCACCGCTTCTGTCTGGCGCCGTTGTCTACCACACGACTTGGCGCTGGATTTTCTACTCCCATGCCATTGTCTCGGCTGCCGTTGTTATCTTGATGTACTTCTGTTTCAGCGAGACACGAGGAGACGTTATCCTGAGGTGGAAGGCGAAGGCATTGAACACGTATTACGAGAAACTCGAGGAAGCCGGTCACTATGGAGTTCTCTTTGGCGGTCGTAATGGTCCGGAGAAGATCAAGCGCATCCGATGGAAGGTTAAGAGTGATGAGAACCGGGCGTCTTTCATTGACATGATCAGTCAATCTTGCTACCGACCATTTCGTGAGTCGCTCTTATTCTTGTAAACTTGTCGGGATCTGACAGCGGTAGATATGCTTTTCACGGAACCGGTTGTCTTTGCTTTTTCGGTCTGGATCTCGTTCAGCTGGGCTGTTCTCTACCTTCAATTCGGTTCGATTCCTGTGGTGTTCGAAAACAACCATGGTATGAACATTGAGCAGGTGGGAGCCGTTTTCACCGGTATGTCATTCCTTCATGACCGTCGATCTAGATGATGTATACTAACAACCATAGCCATGTGCGCCGGCGTAATCGTCGCTACCTTCCTCAGCATCGGCCAAGACAAGATCGCCTCGCGATACAAGCTCCTCCCCCAAACCGCCGAAGCAAGACTCTATTTTGCCTGTGTCGAATCCGCCCTAATGCCCATCGGCCTCTTCTGGTTCGGCTGGACATCCTACCCCTCGATCCCGTTTATCGTTCCCGCATTGGCCGTCGGATGCGCGACAATGGGTATTTTCTCTATCTACTTGGCTGTCTTCAACTACCTGGCCGATACGTACCACCGTTACGCGAGCTCAGCCATTGCGGCGCAATCATGCTGTGAGTATCTAGCCCTTGTCTCGGTCGCGTCGCGTCGCGTCACATCTGTTATATGCGCTGTCTGTGTTACTTACACTTCAATATCAGGCCGGAATCTCCTGGGTGGTGTCTTCCCATTGGTTACTCGCCAATTGTTCACCAACTTGGGCTATCCCCAAGCGTCGAGTCTTCTAGGCGGAATCGTAAGATGATCCCCCTTCGCTCGAGTCAAGTTCTGAATATCAGCTAAGCTAATCGCATGCAGGGCGCTGGGTTGACTCTGGTACCATGGGTCCTTGTGTTTTTCGGTCCCCAGATCCGCGCAAGGAGTAAACTGGCGAGTGTAAGTTTCTTGGTGTCATGGACGTTTGACGCGCGGCGATATTGACATACTAACTTTGATGCGCAGGAGCTCGCCAAGTAATTCGATAATTATTACTGTTTATTTGTTACTTAAAAGTTCAAAGAAAGGGGTGGGATGTACATAGACATAGACGTGTGCATGTTCGgcatatatacatacatagtaGATAGATTTTAGATTTTGCATGCCCAACTAGATATAATAGAAACCGGTTATACCCAGGGATAAAACACATCAAATCTAGAACACCGCTGATCGACCCAACCAAGGGCGCACTAAACCTTAGCCCGTCTCCGGAACTACGAATCAAGTTACGCATACAGTTTAGGGCTTGCATTTAGCGATGCGATGGCGCCGGCTGTCAAGTCATATCATGGTTCCGCAAGGTGCCCATTGGCGGAAAAAAAGACAGTGAGAGGCCTTGCAGTTACGTAGATGACAGCCCCGATCTGAATTGCccgaagagaaaaaagggaaatgCAAAAATGTGGTACCGGTATGTGACTGGATTGAAGGAATGTGATGTGTGGTTTTAAGGCCCCAATCCCGGCGTAGATCGGTTTAGGTCGATCATATCTGGTATATAAGCGTTTGGCTCCCCTGAAGATCGTTCTGTTTGTCGTGTGCTTTTTCTTGGTTTTTTTTGGAGGACATTATCGCTCTCTTTTTTGTCTAATCCGTACTACATTCCTTACTGTACATTCCTTTGATTTTACATTCTGTATATACTTTTCCCGACCATctacatacggagtactctgtacagtccATCGACAATGAAGCCCATAGTCCCagtcctcctctcctctctctccctgCTCACAACAACCTGCGCCCAGTCAACCCCCCTCTCCCGCGCCGAAACCGCCCTCGACGTCCTGCAATCATGGTACAACACATCCACCGGTATCTGGGATACCTGCGGCTGGTGGAACGGCGCAAACTGCATGACCGTGCTCGCGGACCTAGCCCTCATCGACGATTCCTCAGACTCCGTGCAAGAAACAGCAAGAGAAGTGTTTAATAATACGTATCATATTGGGCCGAAGTCGAATCCGTTGCCATTTGGCAAGTTGGAGCCGAATTCTCCGGCGTCGCCGTCTGCGACGGCTTCATCCAGAGTGGCTTCGTTGACGGCAGCGGCGGCAACGCCGATGCCGACGGATGGGTCGTATGAGGTTGGGTGGAAGTGGATTGATGGGtcgtatgatgatgatgggtgGTGGGCGCTTGCGTGGATCGCGGCGTATGATCTTACCAAAGAGCGGAAGTATTTGGATGTTGCGATTGGGATTTATGAGCATTTGGTATGGCACACCAGGTACTTGTTGGTATGCGATTGACTAACTCAGTCAGAATTCAACCAAGAAAGCCTCCTGTGGAAACACTGGCATTTACTCCGATATAACTAATGTCTACGTTAACGCTGTCACAAACGAGCTCTTCCTTTCTGTCGCCGCGCATCTGGCGAACCGTGCGCCTAACAAGGAAAAGTATCGCCAGGATGCAGAGAACCTGTGGAACTGGTTCTCGACTGCTGGATTCATCAACGACAAGGGCACCATCAACGATGGTCTGACGAATGACTGCAAGAACAACGGACAAACTGAGTACGCCCCCTTCCCCAAACCCAGCCGAACCACAAAAACTAACAAAACTAGATGGACCTACAACCAAGGCATCGTCCTGGGCGCCCTCGTCGAACTACACACCGCCAACAAAAACAAAGCCTACCTAGCCTCCGCCTCTCACATCGCCAAAGCCGCCATAAAAACATTCACCAACTCCACTTCCAACGTCGTCGAAGAATCCTGCGACCCAGACTCCTGCGACGCGAACTCCACCCAGTTCAAGGGCATTTTTATCCGCAATCTCGCGACGCTGAATGCTGTTGCGCCTGAGGAGACGTATGAGAAGGTGATTAAGGCTTCGGCGGAGAGTATTTGGAAGCATGATCGGGATTTGGAGAATGATCAGCTGGGGGAGGCGTGGACGGGGCCGGTGAATTTGGTGGATGCGTCGACGCATTCGTCGGCGATGGATGcgcttgttgctgctgttgggTTGTAGGTTGAGCTTTGTGGCTCGGGTGGAGTGTTGACGTTGAAGGAGTCTGTATATACATACAGTTGCATATAGATGCATGGGATTGCATATTCCGGCGTTTGCATAGAGTACATGCATTCCAATCAACTGACGTCACGGCATGCAGTGCACACTAATGTAGCTTTATCTGAAAGCAGATTTACCCTTAGTTTCTTGCGTATCGGTCGATCGAGTCGATCGACCGTTATCCTTGTCAATTACCCCTTTCGGCATGGCCAAAAGCCAAGATCGAGCCAAGAAAAGATCGTACGGTTTATCTTATCTGATTTATGATTGCCTGGGATTGTTTGTGAACACGACCTAGCGCTCAAAGTACTGAGCGACATCGAAGCTGATATTTCCGGCGATCTGTTGATGTCCTCCAGGTTATATTCATGAAATACTCCCAGAATTACTATATGGATCAATCATAACTCTACCGTCGTCCTCATCTGTATCCGCTCGCCAAATTTGTAAAACAGCACAGGTAATGGCAGAAATGCAATGGCAATGAACCCCAGCAGACTATTTCCCAGCCCAGTCCAAGACTCTCATACATTTGATTCCCGAACAGCGGAACCATACTACCGAGGGTACGCCGGAGAAGCGTGTTCGCTGCGATAGCAGAGGCGGCATAACGAGTATAAGCATCCACGAGGTATGTCTGACCAAGAAGCTGGACAGTGTCAGCTCACTTGATTGTAAatt is from Aspergillus chevalieri M1 DNA, chromosome 8, nearly complete sequence and encodes:
- a CDS encoding putative glycosyl hydrolase (CAZy:GH76;~COG:G;~EggNog:ENOG410PN11;~InterPro:IPR014480,IPR008928,IPR005198;~PFAM:PF03663;~SECRETED:SignalP(1-20);~antiSMASH:Cluster_8.4;~go_function: GO:0008496 - mannan endo-1,6-alpha-mannosidase activity [Evidence IEA];~go_process: GO:0005975 - carbohydrate metabolic process [Evidence IEA];~go_process: GO:0016052 - carbohydrate catabolic process [Evidence IEA]), producing MKPIVPVLLSSLSLLTTTCAQSTPLSRAETALDVLQSWYNTSTGIWDTCGWWNGANCMTVLADLALIDDSSDSVQETAREVFNNTYHIGPKSNPLPFGKLEPNSPASPSATASSRVASLTAAAATPMPTDGSYEVGWKWIDGSYDDDGWWALAWIAAYDLTKERKYLDVAIGIYEHLNSTKKASCGNTGIYSDITNVYVNAVTNELFLSVAAHLANRAPNKEKYRQDAENLWNWFSTAGFINDKGTINDGLTNDCKNNGQTEWTYNQGIVLGALVELHTANKNKAYLASASHIAKAAIKTFTNSTSNVVEESCDPDSCDANSTQFKGIFIRNLATLNAVAPEETYEKVIKASAESIWKHDRDLENDQLGEAWTGPVNLVDASTHSSAMDALVAAVGL
- a CDS encoding uncharacterized protein (COG:G;~EggNog:ENOG410PFWR;~InterPro:IPR020846,IPR011701,IPR036259;~PFAM:PF07690;~SMCOG1106:major facilitator transporter;~TransMembrane:12 (i62-82o94-117i129-151o157-176i188-211o217-237i315-334o354-371i391-410o416-443i455-473o485-506i);~antiSMASH:Cluster_8.4;~go_function: GO:0022857 - transmembrane transporter activity [Evidence IEA];~go_process: GO:0055085 - transmembrane transport [Evidence IEA]), which translates into the protein MEDKSAEAQSLEIEHPYLEFETPLPTPLITLPPEPSQSPPPEAPKLEKYTSPFKWPKWRKNIMTWISCAVTMLAGLSAGEVSPAGSILADKWNISVVVANLSITIFCIGFALAPMVLAPLSEFEGRRPIFLASGVLFVACLIASGGTHTFAGLCVARLFQGAGASTFSTMVGGVISDIYHAEERNTPMVLFSAAALFGTGLAPLLSGAVVYHTTWRWIFYSHAIVSAAVVILMYFCFSETRGDVILRWKAKALNTYYEKLEEAGHYGVLFGGRNGPEKIKRIRWKVKSDENRASFIDMISQSCYRPFHMLFTEPVVFAFSVWISFSWAVLYLQFGSIPVVFENNHGMNIEQVGAVFTAMCAGVIVATFLSIGQDKIASRYKLLPQTAEARLYFACVESALMPIGLFWFGWTSYPSIPFIVPALAVGCATMGIFSIYLAVFNYLADTYHRYASSAIAAQSCCRNLLGGVFPLVTRQLFTNLGYPQASSLLGGIGAGLTLVPWVLVFFGPQIRARSKLASELAK